From the Leptolyngbya sp. O-77 genome, one window contains:
- a CDS encoding class I SAM-dependent methyltransferase — protein MQPLSPTERLIKAYVDLGNTLYRQGDFAQSLSYFQQALDAAPDLGAFQKARLLYNIGVSYLNMGERDRAIGYFQQALELCPDLAPARAELQRIAYQDDVQAKGYEFTQDWFSRNVWLWQEQLQPLAGRENLNALEIGSWEGRSACWLLENVLTHPTARLTCVDTFAGSSENLSLDHDTEGIEARFDANIARTGAAEKVTKRVGVSKDVVRSLPLDSFDFIYVDGSHHAPDVMTDGLLSWLVLKPGGILIFDDYDFGLTGYGTKEAIDAFLATFKSQLELLHQSHQVAVRKKA, from the coding sequence ATGCAGCCACTCAGCCCCACCGAACGCCTGATCAAAGCCTACGTAGACCTGGGCAACACGCTCTATCGCCAGGGCGACTTTGCCCAATCGCTGTCCTATTTTCAGCAGGCGCTCGACGCTGCGCCAGACCTGGGCGCGTTTCAGAAGGCGCGGCTGCTCTACAACATCGGCGTGTCGTACCTGAATATGGGGGAGCGCGATCGCGCTATTGGCTACTTCCAGCAGGCGCTCGAACTCTGCCCTGACCTGGCCCCAGCCCGCGCCGAATTGCAGCGGATTGCATACCAGGATGACGTTCAAGCCAAGGGCTACGAGTTTACTCAGGACTGGTTTAGCCGCAACGTCTGGCTCTGGCAAGAACAGCTTCAGCCATTAGCGGGTCGGGAAAACCTGAATGCGCTGGAGATCGGCAGTTGGGAGGGGCGATCGGCCTGCTGGCTCCTGGAAAATGTGCTGACCCATCCCACGGCGCGGCTGACCTGCGTCGATACCTTTGCGGGCAGTTCCGAAAATCTGTCGCTGGATCACGACACCGAGGGCATCGAAGCCCGGTTTGATGCAAACATTGCCCGCACCGGGGCTGCCGAAAAAGTGACCAAGCGAGTCGGGGTATCCAAGGATGTCGTGCGATCGCTCCCCCTGGACTCTTTCGACTTTATCTATGTCGATGGCTCTCACCACGCGCCCGACGTGATGACCGACGGCCTGCTAAGCTGGCTCGTTCTCAAACCCGGCGGCATCCTCATCTTCGACGACTACGACTTTGGGCTAACGGGCTACGGCACCAAAGAGGCGATCGATGCCTTTCTCGCCACTTTCAAAAGCCAGCTTGAGCTATTGCACCAGTCCCACCAGGTCGCCGTGCGGAAGAAGGCGTGA
- the thiL gene encoding thiamine-phosphate kinase, translating to MVSESLQVKHLGEQGLLSRIQTFCPTGVIGDDAALLTVSPGRSLVVTEDLLVDGVHFSVGLASPGVITTSPADVGWRAAAANLSDLAAMGAAPLGITVGLGLPGDLPLDWIEQLYQGMTDCLNRYDTAIVGGDLCRSPVFTVAIAAFGEVDPSRVLRRSTAQPGDAILVTGPHGASRAGLELLLHSATGEGLTGGDRAALIRTHQRPLPRLDVIPLLWACVEAGERETQGKESNLPPSPLTAMDSSDGLADAVLQICRASGVGAVLHRRQIPLPAGLVDWVGEPQAIAWALYGGEDFELVMCLPRAIAQALQSCLPGAAIIGDIVPGYEVILRDETSETPDEQLSLDRGFQHFGD from the coding sequence ATGGTATCCGAATCCTTGCAAGTCAAACACCTCGGCGAACAGGGCCTGCTCAGCCGCATCCAAACCTTTTGCCCAACAGGGGTGATTGGCGACGATGCGGCGCTGCTGACGGTTTCGCCAGGGCGATCGCTCGTTGTCACCGAGGATCTGCTGGTGGATGGCGTTCACTTTAGCGTGGGGCTGGCTTCACCGGGCGTGATCACCACGTCGCCTGCGGATGTGGGCTGGCGGGCGGCGGCAGCAAATTTGTCAGATCTGGCGGCGATGGGCGCAGCGCCGCTGGGCATCACTGTGGGGCTGGGGCTACCGGGTGATTTGCCCTTAGATTGGATCGAGCAGCTATATCAGGGCATGACAGATTGCCTGAACCGCTATGATACCGCCATCGTAGGCGGCGATCTCTGCCGATCGCCCGTGTTTACCGTGGCGATCGCCGCCTTTGGCGAAGTAGACCCCAGCCGCGTCCTGCGTCGCTCCACCGCCCAACCCGGTGATGCCATTTTGGTCACAGGCCCGCACGGAGCCTCTCGCGCTGGGCTGGAACTTTTGCTGCATTCTGCAACAGGCGAGGGCCTGACGGGGGGCGATCGCGCTGCCCTGATCCGCACCCATCAACGCCCGCTGCCCCGACTAGATGTGATTCCGCTGTTGTGGGCGTGTGTAGAAGCAGGTGAACGAGAGACGCAGGGAAAAGAATCCAACCTCCCCCCTTCCCCGCTCACTGCAATGGACAGCAGCGACGGACTTGCCGACGCGGTGCTGCAAATTTGTCGAGCCAGCGGCGTAGGAGCAGTCCTGCATCGTCGCCAGATTCCTCTGCCCGCTGGGCTAGTGGACTGGGTAGGGGAACCGCAGGCGATCGCCTGGGCGCTCTATGGCGGCGAAGACTTTGAGCTGGTAATGTGCCTACCAAGGGCGATCGCCCAGGCGCTCCAGTCTTGTTTGCCGGGGGCTGCCATCATCGGCGACATTGTTCCGGGTTATGAGGTCATCTTGCGGGACGAAACCAGCGAAACCCCCGATGAACAGCTCAGTCTCGACCGGGGGTTCCAGCATTTTGGAGATTAG
- a CDS encoding DICT sensory domain-containing protein, translating to MLTGSILQQLRDAHQGSQSQGKRPLNFGVYYKNTLVALCHALEDSILEHDYSPLMITAFQRGKWYLQEADRYGQIAEKSPQIVILAADDAGFAEHPTSQRDNVALVRLDDADPVAQEWHLIILSPDYTAMVLCQELAEADYLKAGFPTHDLERKFYGLWTFEPSLVLETAELAIAHIGRYNPQLQQQLTQQLSAIAPQVQQADALCGSPTADNLGDIVTRVVDYLQTHHANDPQADFRDRFSVNDNLISNELQAYLRIAQLIDLTDLSNPMAAAEVATLTEAMGNLLDLPAWQLHRLQLASLLHRIAQIDSGSTVLSPGVSSRYDEDATVPLSCPLIPGTQLLRRMNRLKAIATILTHHTERWDGQGYPAGLRGDEIPLESRILGLAIAFQARVTQLNAQPNADPLQTLTTALDQCKAEQGQQWDPKLVETLSLLIAGIQQGFSLPAVLPKIASGLWLLDSHSEEDVLGLSRSASPVEAP from the coding sequence ATGCTAACCGGATCAATCTTGCAACAGTTGAGGGATGCTCACCAAGGGAGCCAGTCTCAGGGCAAGCGCCCGCTCAACTTTGGGGTTTATTACAAAAACACGCTCGTCGCCCTGTGCCACGCGCTAGAAGACTCGATTTTGGAGCATGACTACTCGCCGCTGATGATTACAGCATTTCAGCGGGGCAAGTGGTATCTGCAAGAGGCCGACCGCTACGGGCAAATCGCCGAAAAGTCTCCGCAAATCGTTATCCTAGCGGCGGACGACGCAGGCTTTGCCGAACACCCTACCAGCCAGCGAGACAACGTGGCGCTGGTCAGACTGGACGATGCCGACCCCGTGGCGCAGGAGTGGCACCTGATCATCCTCTCGCCCGACTATACGGCAATGGTGCTATGTCAGGAGCTTGCCGAAGCGGACTATCTCAAAGCGGGCTTTCCAACACACGACCTGGAGCGCAAGTTCTACGGGCTGTGGACGTTTGAGCCGTCGCTGGTGTTGGAAACGGCGGAACTGGCGATCGCCCACATTGGCCGCTATAATCCCCAACTTCAGCAGCAGTTGACCCAGCAACTCAGCGCGATCGCCCCTCAAGTGCAGCAAGCCGACGCGCTCTGCGGCTCTCCCACGGCAGATAATCTGGGCGACATCGTGACGCGGGTGGTAGACTATCTGCAAACGCACCACGCCAACGACCCCCAGGCAGACTTTCGCGATCGCTTTTCGGTCAACGACAACCTAATTTCCAACGAACTGCAAGCCTACCTGCGAATTGCTCAACTGATTGACCTGACAGACCTTAGCAATCCGATGGCAGCGGCCGAAGTGGCCACGCTCACCGAGGCAATGGGCAATTTGCTCGATCTTCCCGCCTGGCAACTGCATCGGCTCCAGTTGGCCAGCCTGCTGCACCGCATCGCGCAGATCGACTCGGGCAGCACCGTTCTGAGTCCGGGCGTGTCGTCCCGCTATGACGAAGACGCAACGGTGCCCCTGTCCTGTCCGCTGATTCCAGGAACCCAATTGCTGCGGCGGATGAACCGTCTAAAGGCGATCGCCACCATCCTCACCCACCACACCGAGCGCTGGGACGGGCAGGGCTATCCCGCTGGGCTACGCGGCGACGAAATTCCCCTGGAGTCGCGCATCCTGGGGCTGGCGATCGCCTTTCAAGCCCGCGTCACCCAGCTAAACGCCCAGCCCAACGCCGACCCGCTGCAAACCCTGACCACCGCCCTCGACCAATGCAAAGCCGAACAGGGCCAGCAGTGGGACCCCAAACTGGTCGAAACGCTGTCACTGCTAATTGCCGGAATCCAGCAAGGCTTCAGCCTACCTGCCGTGCTGCCCAAAATCGCCTCCGGTCTGTGGCTACTCGACTCCCACTCCGAAGAGGATGTGCTGGGGCTGTCGCGCTCAGCCAGTCCTGTCGAAGCGCCCTAG
- a CDS encoding lysylphosphatidylglycerol synthase domain-containing protein, whose amino-acid sequence MPSINLRPKDFLRWAIFGGALFFLAQAVRRHWAEVAQIRIEGAGWGLLAIALLVTLIAHLWTGWVWGWILGDLAQPVPALWATRTYLKTNIAKYLPGNVWHLYGRVVASQERGIPLGAATLSVLLEPLLMAAAALMLGLVGIRQANWGVQALSLVIVLAGMHPRVLNPVLSVLRQLKGRGKKTADAATDSADSAPSSVPSEAKPWQLKRYPLRPLLGEIGFVALRGLGFVAIALALQPVAPAQWLPLISGFSFAWLLGLVIPGAPGGIGVFEATAIALLGNQLAPAILLSVVALYRLISTLAEAIGAALAWRELGVQRPH is encoded by the coding sequence ATGCCATCTATAAACCTCCGCCCCAAAGATTTCCTCCGCTGGGCCATTTTCGGCGGGGCGCTGTTCTTTTTGGCGCAGGCGGTGCGGCGACACTGGGCAGAGGTCGCGCAGATTCGGATCGAGGGGGCGGGCTGGGGGCTGCTGGCGATCGCCCTCCTAGTCACCCTCATCGCGCATCTCTGGACAGGCTGGGTTTGGGGCTGGATTTTGGGCGATTTGGCTCAGCCCGTTCCGGCGCTGTGGGCCACGCGCACCTATTTAAAGACCAACATTGCCAAGTATCTGCCGGGAAACGTCTGGCATCTCTATGGGCGGGTGGTCGCGTCGCAGGAGCGTGGCATTCCCCTGGGCGCGGCAACGCTGAGCGTGCTGCTGGAACCGCTGCTGATGGCGGCGGCGGCGCTGATGCTGGGACTGGTGGGCATTCGGCAGGCAAACTGGGGCGTGCAGGCGCTGAGCTTGGTCATTGTGCTGGCAGGGATGCATCCCCGCGTGCTGAATCCGGTGCTGTCCGTGCTGCGGCAACTCAAGGGCAGGGGCAAAAAGACGGCTGATGCCGCCACAGATTCAGCAGATTCTGCGCCGTCTTCTGTGCCATCTGAGGCTAAACCCTGGCAGCTGAAGCGCTATCCCCTGCGGCCGCTGCTGGGTGAAATCGGATTTGTGGCGCTGCGGGGGCTGGGGTTTGTGGCGATCGCCCTAGCCTTGCAGCCCGTTGCACCGGCCCAGTGGCTGCCGCTAATCAGCGGGTTCAGCTTTGCGTGGCTGCTGGGGCTGGTGATTCCTGGCGCACCCGGCGGCATTGGCGTGTTCGAGGCAACGGCGATCGCCCTCCTGGGCAATCAGCTTGCGCCCGCCATTCTGCTTAGCGTTGTCGCCCTCTATCGGCTGATCAGCACGCTGGCAGAGGCCATCGGCGCAGCGCTGGCGTGGCGAGAACTGGGAGTCCAGCGCCCACACTAG
- a CDS encoding pentapeptide repeat-containing protein, which translates to MNIKEIHAGTLKQLAGADLQDEDLAGADLSRANLAGANLTGASLTEAKLSGARLDGATLMGSDLSRADLRANFLGANLMQSNLSEADLRGSNLRGANLMQANLTRAVFTGAFLSGANLMGVNLNGVDLRGVDLRGANLSNANLQHANLRQANLQGAVLTEANLESADLQDANLAGANAVGANLLCAELEGANLDGANLSGACVRGTRLDEQKKGRREE; encoded by the coding sequence ATGAACATCAAAGAAATTCACGCCGGAACCTTGAAGCAGCTTGCTGGAGCCGACCTGCAAGACGAAGACCTGGCGGGCGCAGACCTGTCGCGGGCGAATTTGGCCGGAGCCAACCTGACCGGAGCCAGCCTCACCGAGGCCAAGCTGAGTGGGGCCCGGCTCGACGGCGCAACCCTCATGGGCAGCGACCTCAGCCGCGCCGACCTGCGGGCAAACTTCCTCGGCGCAAACCTGATGCAGAGCAACCTCAGCGAAGCTGACCTGCGCGGCAGCAATCTGCGCGGCGCAAACCTGATGCAGGCAAACCTGACTCGTGCCGTGTTCACGGGCGCATTCCTCAGCGGCGCAAACCTGATGGGTGTCAACCTGAACGGCGTTGATTTGCGGGGAGTCGATCTGCGCGGCGCAAACCTCAGCAATGCCAATTTGCAACATGCCAACCTGCGGCAGGCTAACCTGCAAGGTGCAGTCCTCACCGAAGCGAACCTGGAATCTGCCGACCTGCAAGATGCGAACCTGGCAGGAGCCAACGCGGTTGGCGCAAACCTGCTCTGCGCCGAGCTAGAGGGCGCGAATCTGGACGGGGCCAATTTGTCGGGAGCCTGTGTGCGGGGGACGAGGCTGGATGAGCAGAAGAAGGGAAGAAGGGAAGAGTGA
- a CDS encoding CHASE2 domain-containing protein — MLQKLRRQKPIPTPRPTAAPAEQRDPGRSPWQILGYGLISLWAVTGAIATGISLGTVQWMERQAQVLFFRLRGQVEPPANIVILAIDQESLARGADVQADPDRYPELAPIKIWPWQRAAYAQVIDRLLDNGARAVSVDLVLTDPSLYGTEDDRQLAAALRRHPGRAVLAANYEVFGTPDGGEQSQIVMPNSDFGAAMTQIGLINFLRDADKRVYQLSDNLIAEVLQPQGMSEGLDSFAVATLRAAQLEIPAVTTGDIFYYGPPTTFRRVPFWHVLDPTNWAVHQRQGTFRDAIVLIGPLSNDVGNDFIPTPFSETMPGVEIHANAIATLMQDRVIQNALPTAQGRGWFVLALVGGGGLALMALIRQPVMQMSLAVGAIALWGTIGYLSFTVGQQIWPVAVPCLGLFLSGATCLTTGTIHTQLERRRLRTTLERYVAAPIVQEILTHHSSDFQSLLKGRRVQAAVMFCDIRSFTTLSLELEPEALLEQLNEYLNAMVEAILAAGGTIDKFIGDAIMAEFGSPISHGAETDALHAIRAALAMRRSLSALQAEWQRAGKPILFNGIGINFGEAIAGDIGSIRRREFALIGDAVNIASRVEALTRNFWTDILITDSLYALVQDQVEVVPIGAQELKGRKDEKVMLYSLVGFKGDDPTLYHTVHKRLRAFKGFEEMRS, encoded by the coding sequence ATGCTGCAAAAGTTGCGCCGCCAGAAACCCATCCCCACCCCTCGCCCAACGGCGGCCCCGGCCGAGCAAAGAGACCCAGGGCGATCGCCCTGGCAGATTTTGGGGTACGGGCTAATCAGCCTGTGGGCGGTGACGGGGGCGATCGCCACGGGGATTAGCCTAGGCACGGTGCAGTGGATGGAGCGACAGGCGCAGGTGTTGTTCTTTCGGCTGCGGGGCCAGGTAGAGCCACCCGCCAATATCGTAATCTTGGCGATTGACCAGGAATCGCTGGCGCGGGGAGCAGACGTGCAGGCAGACCCCGACCGCTATCCCGAACTGGCTCCAATTAAGATTTGGCCCTGGCAGCGGGCAGCCTATGCCCAAGTGATCGATCGGCTGCTAGACAACGGAGCGCGGGCGGTGTCTGTCGATCTGGTGCTGACCGACCCCAGCCTCTATGGGACTGAGGATGATCGCCAGCTTGCGGCGGCGCTGCGGCGGCATCCGGGCAGAGCCGTACTGGCAGCAAACTATGAGGTGTTTGGCACGCCCGACGGCGGCGAGCAGAGCCAAATCGTCATGCCCAATTCCGACTTTGGCGCGGCGATGACGCAAATTGGGCTGATTAACTTTTTGCGCGATGCCGACAAGCGGGTGTATCAGTTGTCTGACAATCTGATTGCCGAAGTGCTGCAACCCCAGGGCATGAGCGAGGGGCTGGATTCCTTTGCGGTGGCGACGCTGCGGGCAGCGCAGCTTGAAATTCCGGCAGTGACCACGGGCGACATTTTCTACTACGGCCCACCTACGACGTTTCGGCGGGTTCCCTTCTGGCATGTCCTCGACCCCACAAACTGGGCCGTTCACCAGCGCCAGGGTACGTTTCGAGATGCAATCGTGCTGATTGGGCCGCTCTCCAACGATGTCGGCAACGATTTCATCCCCACACCCTTTTCGGAAACGATGCCAGGGGTGGAAATTCACGCCAATGCGATCGCTACGCTGATGCAAGACCGCGTGATCCAGAACGCCTTGCCGACGGCGCAGGGGCGGGGTTGGTTTGTGCTGGCGCTGGTGGGCGGCGGCGGGCTGGCGCTGATGGCGCTGATTCGGCAGCCCGTGATGCAAATGAGTCTGGCAGTGGGGGCGATCGCCCTCTGGGGCACAATCGGCTACCTCAGCTTTACCGTAGGTCAGCAGATTTGGCCCGTAGCCGTGCCCTGCCTGGGCCTCTTCCTCAGCGGTGCCACCTGCCTCACCACAGGCACGATCCATACCCAGCTTGAGCGTCGTCGCCTGCGAACCACCCTGGAGCGCTACGTCGCCGCGCCCATCGTGCAGGAAATCTTGACACACCACTCCAGCGATTTTCAATCCCTCCTGAAAGGGCGGCGAGTGCAGGCAGCGGTGATGTTTTGCGACATTCGCAGCTTCACCACGCTCTCGCTGGAGCTAGAGCCAGAAGCGCTGCTTGAGCAGCTCAACGAATATCTGAACGCAATGGTGGAGGCAATCTTGGCGGCAGGCGGCACGATTGACAAGTTCATCGGCGACGCAATCATGGCGGAGTTTGGCTCGCCCATTTCCCACGGTGCAGAAACCGATGCGCTGCATGCGATTCGGGCGGCGCTGGCGATGCGGCGATCGCTCTCCGCTCTGCAAGCCGAGTGGCAGCGGGCAGGCAAACCGATCCTGTTCAACGGCATCGGGATTAACTTTGGCGAGGCGATCGCCGGAGACATCGGCTCCATCCGCCGCCGCGAATTTGCCCTGATTGGCGATGCGGTGAACATTGCCAGCCGCGTCGAAGCCCTCACCCGCAACTTCTGGACTGACATCCTGATCACCGATTCGCTCTACGCCCTGGTGCAAGATCAGGTGGAAGTCGTCCCCATTGGCGCACAGGAACTCAAAGGGCGCAAGGACGAGAAGGTGATGCTCTACAGTCTGGTGGGCTTCAAAGGCGACGACCCAACGCTGTATCACACGGTTCACAAACGGCTGCGGGCGTTTAAGGGGTTTGAGGAGATGCGGAGTTAG
- a CDS encoding FecR domain-containing protein, which translates to MPYRKSSIGLLGQALRRILGLRRRFVSSLLVGFWVVLVMGAVAQVSEAQTSVMRGTITEVLDGNQVFIQNRQARVNDVANRGQQVRTGRARAQVNFNTGAVARLSNTSVLTVGQCAQLQRGVLLISGAVNGCTSSVTAGVRGTTYILEVDDDGREEIKVLEGEVVVTKNDAGLIEPSNWIERRLPPRLRGKQLSIPRVPGVRIPSTRPSPSPSPSPSPSPSPLPSPRPGVESDNPGNRVVLSAGQKVATRRGSPLGPVEDLTLEEINAILSGSLFNGYLQSLPGYAAIQSTLQRIYPGLSLPGVPGLPVRIPFF; encoded by the coding sequence ATGCCTTATCGAAAATCGTCGATCGGTTTACTAGGGCAAGCTTTGAGGCGAATTTTGGGGCTGCGGCGGCGCTTCGTGTCGAGCCTGCTGGTCGGGTTTTGGGTGGTGTTGGTGATGGGGGCAGTGGCGCAGGTGTCGGAGGCGCAGACCAGCGTCATGCGCGGCACGATTACGGAGGTGCTGGATGGCAATCAGGTATTTATCCAAAACCGACAGGCACGGGTCAACGATGTAGCCAACCGGGGGCAGCAGGTGCGGACGGGTCGCGCCCGCGCCCAGGTGAATTTTAATACTGGCGCTGTGGCGCGGCTGTCGAATACCTCGGTGCTGACGGTGGGGCAATGCGCTCAACTTCAGCGCGGCGTGCTGCTGATCAGCGGCGCGGTGAACGGCTGCACCTCGTCTGTGACTGCTGGGGTGCGCGGCACGACCTACATTCTGGAGGTAGACGACGACGGGCGCGAAGAAATCAAGGTGCTGGAGGGCGAGGTCGTGGTGACGAAGAACGACGCTGGCTTGATTGAACCTAGCAATTGGATAGAGCGGCGATTGCCCCCTCGTCTACGGGGCAAGCAGCTTTCGATTCCCCGCGTGCCGGGAGTCAGAATTCCCTCGACCAGACCCAGTCCGTCGCCCAGTCCGTCACCCAGTCCGTCACCCAGTCCGTTGCCCAGTCCTAGGCCTGGGGTCGAGTCAGACAATCCGGGCAATAGAGTCGTGCTGTCGGCGGGGCAAAAGGTCGCCACTCGGCGCGGTTCACCGCTGGGCCCCGTCGAAGACCTCACGCTGGAGGAGATTAATGCCATTCTGTCGGGCAGTCTGTTCAACGGCTATTTGCAATCGCTGCCAGGTTATGCCGCAATTCAGAGTACGCTTCAGCGAATCTATCCGGGGCTGTCGCTGCCGGGAGTGCCGGGGCTGCCCGTGCGAATCCCGTTTTTCTAA
- the obgE gene encoding GTPase ObgE: MQFIDQAEVEVEAGKGGDGLVAFHREKYVPAGGPSGGNGGHGGSVILEAATDLQTLLDFRYARKFKAEDGQRGGPKNMTGASGSDRLIRVPCGTMVYDAETGEQLGDLVQPGQRLVVAKGGKGGLGNKHFLNNFNRAPEKALPGLPGEHRMIRLELKLLAEVGIIGLPNAGKSTLISALSAARPKIADYPFTTLVPNLGVVRKPTGDGTVFADIPGLIEGAHLGTGLGHDFLRHIERTRVLLHLIDATQDDPIAAYQVIQDELEAYGRGLPDRPQILALNKVDALGGERERVGAIAAELHRLSGLPVFQISAVAQVGLDALLQEVWRVLDGVEVEV; this comes from the coding sequence ATGCAATTTATCGATCAGGCGGAAGTCGAAGTTGAGGCCGGAAAAGGCGGCGATGGGCTGGTGGCCTTTCACCGGGAGAAATACGTGCCTGCGGGCGGGCCGTCGGGCGGCAACGGCGGGCACGGCGGCTCGGTGATTTTGGAGGCAGCAACGGATTTACAGACGCTGCTCGACTTTCGCTATGCCCGCAAGTTTAAGGCAGAAGACGGTCAGCGCGGCGGCCCGAAGAATATGACCGGGGCTTCGGGGAGCGATCGCCTGATTCGTGTCCCCTGCGGCACGATGGTTTACGATGCCGAAACCGGCGAACAACTGGGCGATTTGGTGCAGCCTGGCCAGCGGCTTGTCGTCGCCAAGGGTGGCAAGGGCGGGCTGGGCAACAAGCATTTTCTCAATAACTTTAATCGCGCCCCGGAAAAAGCCCTGCCTGGTCTTCCTGGCGAACACCGCATGATTCGCCTGGAGCTAAAGCTGCTGGCGGAGGTCGGCATTATTGGTCTGCCCAATGCGGGCAAGTCTACGCTGATTTCGGCGCTGTCGGCGGCGCGACCCAAAATTGCCGACTATCCCTTTACGACGCTGGTGCCCAACCTAGGGGTTGTCCGCAAGCCCACGGGCGACGGCACGGTGTTTGCCGACATTCCAGGGCTGATCGAGGGGGCACACCTGGGCACGGGGCTGGGGCACGACTTTTTGCGACACATCGAGCGGACGCGCGTGCTGCTGCACCTGATTGACGCAACGCAGGATGACCCGATCGCCGCCTACCAAGTGATTCAGGATGAACTGGAAGCCTACGGCCGCGGACTGCCCGATCGCCCTCAAATTTTGGCGCTGAACAAGGTGGATGCGCTGGGAGGTGAGCGAGAGCGGGTGGGGGCGATCGCCGCTGAACTGCACCGCCTCAGTGGACTGCCCGTGTTCCAGATTTCTGCCGTGGCCCAAGTGGGTCTGGATGCCCTACTTCAGGAAGTCTGGCGCGTGCTAGATGGCGTGGAGGTAGAGGTCTGA
- the rnc gene encoding ribonuclease III, whose product MTVLHPSRETKLRGLLQKLGLSAMAPVNLGLLDQALTHATASTSKNYERLEFVGDAVVKLAAAELLYELYPKLPEGELSAFRGIMVSDRTLATIADQYNLERYLLMGAAAHANPVGRETRLADALEAMVAAFYLSTQDLSLIRPWLDGHFRAIAADIAQDPTRQNHKGALQEITQSRYRALPEYRVTEVGQDYGDPERFIAEVWIQDQRVGIGKGQSKKAAEQAAAQQAYLKLSQQPPL is encoded by the coding sequence ATGACTGTTCTCCATCCTTCTCGTGAAACAAAACTGCGTGGGTTGCTGCAAAAGCTGGGGCTGTCTGCAATGGCTCCGGTGAACTTGGGGCTGCTGGACCAGGCGCTGACCCATGCGACGGCTTCGACTAGCAAGAACTATGAGCGGCTGGAGTTTGTGGGCGATGCGGTGGTGAAGCTGGCGGCGGCGGAACTGCTGTATGAGCTGTATCCCAAATTGCCAGAGGGGGAACTGTCGGCGTTTCGGGGCATCATGGTGAGCGATCGCACGTTGGCCACTATTGCCGATCAGTACAACCTAGAGCGCTATCTACTGATGGGAGCCGCTGCCCATGCAAATCCGGTTGGACGAGAGACCCGCTTGGCAGACGCGCTGGAGGCGATGGTGGCTGCTTTTTACCTCAGTACCCAAGACCTCAGCCTGATTCGCCCGTGGCTAGATGGACACTTTCGGGCGATCGCCGCTGACATTGCCCAAGACCCCACCCGCCAAAACCACAAAGGCGCACTGCAAGAAATCACCCAAAGTCGCTATCGCGCCCTGCCAGAATATCGCGTGACCGAAGTAGGGCAAGACTATGGTGATCCAGAACGCTTTATTGCAGAAGTCTGGATTCAGGATCAGCGCGTCGGAATTGGCAAGGGACAGTCCAAAAAAGCAGCGGAGCAGGCTGCGGCGCAACAGGCCTACCTGAAGCTAAGCCAACAGCCTCCGCTTTAG
- a CDS encoding gluconokinase, translating to MTPSPIVWLIMGVAGSGKTVVGRRLAQWLECDFLEGDRRHSPANIAKMQAQIPLDEGDRRQWLLDMQDDIQRAIALRRETVITCSALKRAYRTQLAAPGGVQLVWLDVPPAELERRLSNRLNHYMKLEMLKSQLAAFESVDAEEAVIRIDGSLPPDAIVADWLRQATQQFPALNLPWWQRLHPESPKRDP from the coding sequence ATGACCCCCTCCCCAATTGTTTGGCTCATTATGGGTGTAGCAGGTTCCGGCAAGACCGTCGTAGGGCGGCGGCTGGCGCAGTGGCTAGAGTGCGATTTTCTGGAGGGCGATCGCCGTCATTCTCCTGCCAATATCGCCAAAATGCAGGCCCAGATTCCGCTCGACGAGGGCGATCGCCGCCAGTGGTTGCTGGATATGCAGGATGACATTCAGCGGGCGATCGCTCTCCGCCGCGAAACCGTGATCACCTGCTCTGCCCTCAAACGCGCCTACCGTACCCAACTCGCCGCGCCGGGTGGGGTACAGTTGGTCTGGCTGGATGTGCCTCCAGCGGAGCTAGAGCGACGGCTATCCAACCGCCTGAACCACTACATGAAGCTGGAAATGCTGAAAAGCCAGCTTGCCGCCTTTGAATCGGTGGACGCTGAAGAGGCCGTCATCCGAATCGACGGCAGTTTGCCCCCCGATGCCATCGTGGCAGACTGGCTCCGTCAGGCAACCCAGCAGTTTCCGGCTCTCAATCTCCCCTGGTGGCAGCGCCTTCACCCAGAGAGTCCCAAACGCGACCCATAG